One Sciurus carolinensis chromosome 10, mSciCar1.2, whole genome shotgun sequence genomic window carries:
- the Ociad2 gene encoding OCIA domain-containing protein 2: MASVSTHGSQEKGPHLPPLSKQSLLFCPKSKLHIHRGEIAKIIRECQEESFWKRALPFSLVSMLVTQGLVHQGYLAANPRLGSLPKVALAGILGFGLGKASYIGVCQSKFHSFEDQLRGAGFGPEHNRHCLLTCEECKIRHGLSEKGGSQPSAS; encoded by the exons ATGGCTTCAGTGTCCACTCATGGGAGCCAAGAAAAAGGTCCCCACTTGCCACCACTGAGCAAGcaa AGCCTGTTGTTTTGTCCAAAATCAAAACTGCACATCCACAGAGGAGAGATTGCCAAGATTATTCGAGAATGTCAAGAAGAAAGTTTCTGGAAGAGAG CTCTGCCTTTCTCTCTTGTAAGCATGCTTGTCACCCAGGGACTAGTCCACCAAG GTTATTTAGCAGCTAATCCAAGACTTGGATCATTGCCTAAAGTTGCAC TTGCTGGCATCTTGGGATTTGGCCTTGGAAAGGCCTCATACATAGGAGTATGCCAGAGTAAATTCCATTCCTTTGAAGATCAGCTGCGTGGGGCTGGTTTTGGTCCAGAGCATAACAG GCATTGCCTGCTTACCTGTGAGGAATGCAAAATAAGGCATGGATTAAGTGAAAAGGGAGGTTCACAGCCTTCGGCTTCCTAA